From the genome of Ignavibacteriales bacterium, one region includes:
- a CDS encoding YCF48-related protein, with translation MKKSLFILLPLLIMSCSSNQTVIISNPHDIDRGKESIVVGTIEIYLSVNEDGTFPDNYFQFSEDPSENPLNIKLSNTSKSFKLICKNKYPTIKDPHEKLILKFYISAICEPEKYSIYSPNILAAVAPGAPRKSSIIRTFNVLPNTIINLGKTQIFLRETSSNSSNYTVRGLDLLSPTYNDYLHTPYKVSYDNSIEDNEALEVFSIDYPKIYQSYDLKLTTSSLTTITPRNVTNKDLADVCFTEKNNGTAVGWSGTILRTTDGGDNWAPIESGTTKGLLSVHFTDINNGTVVGTDGTILHTTDGGKTWESQTSGTKTYLSSVFFTNSDNGTIVHWMGSILHTTNGGQTWAEQPCEHKGGFFGVYFSDINHGTVVGDEGKIFHTTNGGGTWISQTSGTTKILNKVHLTNANNGTIVGSDGTILRTTDGGNIWVQLESGTDYDLTSVCFTDTNNGIVVGERGTILHTTDGGKTWDVIKSGTKYNLNSIFFLDSKHGVIVGDGGTILRTTDGGKTFTDRI, from the coding sequence ATGAAAAAATCATTATTTATTTTACTTCCTTTATTAATAATGTCTTGTAGTTCGAATCAAACAGTAATTATTAGTAACCCTCATGATATTGATCGAGGAAAAGAATCAATAGTTGTTGGAACAATTGAGATTTATTTAAGTGTCAATGAAGATGGTACTTTCCCTGATAATTATTTTCAGTTTTCTGAGGATCCATCTGAAAATCCGCTAAATATTAAATTATCAAACACCAGTAAATCTTTTAAGCTGATATGTAAAAATAAATACCCGACTATCAAAGATCCTCATGAAAAACTGATTCTAAAATTCTACATCAGCGCAATATGCGAACCTGAGAAGTATTCTATTTATAGTCCTAATATTTTAGCAGCTGTAGCCCCGGGTGCCCCACGTAAATCTTCTATTATAAGAACATTTAATGTTCTGCCAAATACAATTATTAATCTCGGTAAGACGCAAATATTTTTAAGAGAAACATCCTCGAACTCATCAAATTATACGGTTAGAGGACTAGATTTATTAAGTCCAACATATAACGATTATCTACATACTCCGTATAAAGTTTCATATGACAATAGTATTGAAGATAATGAAGCGTTAGAAGTATTTAGTATTGATTACCCGAAAATTTATCAATCGTATGATCTTAAATTAACGACGTCTTCATTAACCACAATTACACCAAGAAATGTTACGAACAAAGATCTTGCTGATGTATGCTTTACAGAAAAAAATAATGGTACTGCAGTAGGATGGAGTGGGACAATACTTCGGACAACTGATGGAGGAGATAATTGGGCGCCAATTGAAAGCGGAACGACAAAAGGGCTTTTGTCCGTTCATTTTACAGATATTAATAATGGTACGGTGGTTGGAACAGATGGTACAATACTCCATACAACTGATGGAGGAAAAACTTGGGAATCACAAACTTCTGGAACCAAAACATATCTTTCTAGTGTCTTCTTTACAAACTCAGATAATGGCACTATCGTTCATTGGATGGGGTCAATTCTCCATACTACTAATGGAGGACAAACATGGGCGGAACAACCATGTGAACATAAAGGTGGCTTTTTTGGTGTTTACTTCTCAGATATAAATCATGGGACAGTTGTAGGTGATGAGGGGAAAATATTTCATACGACAAATGGAGGAGGTACTTGGATATCTCAAACAAGTGGAACGACAAAAATTCTTAATAAAGTCCACCTCACAAATGCAAATAATGGTACTATTGTTGGGAGTGATGGAACAATTCTTCGAACAACAGATGGAGGAAATATTTGGGTGCAACTAGAAAGTGGAACTGATTATGACCTTACATCCGTGTGTTTTACAGATACAAATAATGGTATAGTCGTTGGTGAAAGAGGTACAATACTCCATACAACTGATGGAGGAAAAACTTGGGACGTAATAAAAAGTGGAACTAAATATAATCTTAATAGTATCTTTTTTTTAGATTCAAAACATGGTGTTATTGTGGGTGATGGTGGAACGATACTAAGAACAACAGATGGAGGAAAAACATTTACTGATAGAATCTAA
- a CDS encoding DNA/RNA non-specific endonuclease: MKKLISIFALFISSWVFVFPQIKVDKGIYKAKFSNTLHEPTYVSYILYKGGGDCDRKKFKFINDMPNLQTATDEDYKGSPYDKGHLANAEDFAFNCKKDELTFRYYNCLPQTPNLNRGIWKTIETQVRKWSQTDSLYIICGGYFGNKKIGKAAVPSFCWKVVQAIKSKKVLFCGWFSNTDHATVDSTLSVADVEKKLHSHLTLFN; this comes from the coding sequence ATGAAAAAGTTAATTTCAATCTTTGCCCTTTTTATTTCTTCCTGGGTCTTTGTTTTTCCACAAATTAAAGTGGATAAAGGTATTTATAAAGCCAAATTCAGTAATACTCTCCATGAACCGACGTATGTGAGTTACATCTTATACAAAGGCGGAGGTGATTGTGACCGTAAGAAATTCAAATTTATAAATGATATGCCGAACCTTCAAACCGCCACAGATGAAGACTACAAGGGAAGTCCATATGATAAAGGACATTTGGCTAATGCAGAAGATTTTGCATTCAATTGCAAAAAAGATGAGTTAACATTCAGATATTATAACTGCCTCCCACAAACACCAAACTTAAACAGGGGTATCTGGAAAACAATTGAGACACAAGTAAGAAAATGGTCGCAGACAGATAGTTTATATATTATTTGTGGTGGCTATTTCGGTAATAAAAAAATTGGAAAAGCAGCAGTACCATCATTTTGCTGGAAAGTTGTTCAGGCTATCAAATCGAAGAAGGTATTATTCTGCGGATGGTTTAGTAACACCGACCATGCAACAGTAGATTCCACATTGAGTGTGGCTGATGTGGAAAAGAAACTTCATAGCCATCTTACTTTGTTTAATTAG
- a CDS encoding DUF4268 domain-containing protein has protein sequence MISKLITVELREVWKNEAKDFTTWLGNNLDYLKEQLGIELTLVEIEKSVGSFYVDVLAQDDSGHLAIIENQLGKTDHDHLGKVLTYLTNLEAKTAIWISPDPRPEHVSVINYLNQISPEDIRFYLIKVSAFKIDSSLPAPLFTIIAGPGNELRDIGKIKNDLSDKDKKRFEFFSQLLNYSNSKTNLFSNVSPVGYQNWVTAGAGKSGLYWVYSVWLNKSNVHLYFGSSDAQKNKERFDKLLNNKTVIENEFGNSLEWDYKEGRQQHYIKTISNGGLNNEANWETIQKDMVVRMIKLEKVLGKYLKEIE, from the coding sequence ATGATATCAAAATTAATTACTGTTGAATTGAGAGAAGTCTGGAAAAATGAAGCGAAAGATTTTACCACTTGGCTAGGAAATAATCTAGATTATCTTAAAGAACAATTAGGTATTGAACTTACTTTAGTTGAGATAGAAAAATCTGTTGGCTCTTTTTATGTGGATGTTTTAGCACAAGACGACTCTGGTCATTTAGCAATCATCGAAAATCAACTTGGAAAAACAGATCACGATCATTTAGGAAAAGTGCTTACATATTTAACCAACCTTGAAGCTAAAACAGCGATATGGATTAGCCCTGATCCGAGACCTGAACACGTAAGTGTTATTAATTATTTGAATCAGATTTCTCCTGAAGACATCCGCTTTTACCTGATAAAGGTAAGTGCTTTTAAAATTGATTCATCGTTGCCTGCACCACTTTTTACAATTATTGCTGGGCCGGGAAACGAATTACGTGATATTGGCAAAATCAAAAATGATTTGAGTGACAAAGACAAAAAAAGATTTGAGTTTTTTTCTCAGCTATTAAACTATTCAAATAGTAAAACAAATCTCTTCAGCAATGTTTCACCTGTTGGTTATCAAAATTGGGTTACTGCCGGTGCTGGTAAATCTGGATTATATTGGGTTTATTCTGTTTGGTTAAATAAATCTAATGTTCACTTATATTTTGGATCATCCGATGCGCAGAAAAACAAGGAACGGTTTGATAAATTGTTAAATAATAAAACAGTAATTGAAAATGAATTTGGAAATAGTTTAGAATGGGATTACAAAGAAGGAAGACAACAACATTATATAAAAACGATTTCTAATGGTGGTTTAAACAATGAAGCTAATTGGGAAACTATACAGAAAGATATGGTCGTAAGAATGATAAAACTCGAAAAAGTGTTGGGAAAATATTTAAAAGAAATTGAGTAA
- a CDS encoding DUF1801 domain-containing protein: MARKAELKTKANDASVEDFLSSIADEQKREDCFEILKLMKQVAKETPKMWGSSIVGFGSYHYKGASGREGDWMLTGFSPRKQNLTVYLMGGFDSGKSLLNKLGKYKTSAGSCLYIKKLDDVDKKVLKELIAESIKTIKKLQKK; encoded by the coding sequence ATGGCAAGGAAAGCTGAATTAAAAACGAAGGCCAATGATGCAAGCGTGGAAGATTTTCTGAGTTCTATTGCAGATGAACAAAAGCGTGAAGATTGTTTTGAGATTCTCAAATTAATGAAACAAGTTGCAAAAGAAACGCCGAAGATGTGGGGTTCAAGTATTGTCGGGTTTGGAAGCTATCATTATAAAGGTGCCAGCGGACGCGAGGGTGACTGGATGTTAACCGGCTTCTCGCCACGCAAGCAAAATTTGACTGTATATCTGATGGGTGGATTTGACTCGGGGAAAAGTTTACTCAATAAACTTGGAAAATATAAAACCAGCGCAGGCAGTTGTTTATATATCAAAAAGTTAGATGATGTGGATAAAAAAGTTTTGAAAGAACTGATTGCTGAATCGATAAAAACGATAAAGAAGCTTCAAAAGAAGTAA
- a CDS encoding alpha/beta hydrolase, with protein sequence MKNIILALVLATLSVIRINAEEVSIIVNGYILKGTLEIPKSKVPVDIALIIAGSGPTDRDGNNYLYGKGNPYKMLTELFLKEGIASLRYDKRGIGANNMVDESNLTFDMYINDAVEWIKYIRNDKRFSRIIVVGHSEGSLIGMVASRLTDVTKFISLCGPGKPIYKTLEEQIIIRDKMPEDLAKQFRSIIDSLKQGYRVKNVKSDFNSYFRPSVQSYMISWFKYDPCIEISKLKIPILIIGGTTDIQIQVEDAELLSRANENSKLAIIEDMNHLLKEVPTRDTEINFQSYGNPELPLSEELCKNLINFIKE encoded by the coding sequence ATGAAAAATATTATTCTGGCATTAGTGTTAGCCACTCTAAGCGTAATTAGAATTAATGCCGAAGAAGTTTCCATTATTGTCAACGGATACATTCTTAAAGGGACTTTAGAAATTCCAAAGTCCAAAGTACCGGTTGATATAGCATTGATAATAGCCGGTTCCGGCCCAACCGATAGAGATGGTAATAATTATCTCTACGGTAAAGGCAATCCATATAAAATGCTTACAGAGCTTTTTCTCAAAGAAGGAATTGCATCATTGCGGTATGATAAAAGGGGAATCGGCGCCAACAATATGGTTGATGAGTCAAATCTTACATTCGATATGTATATCAACGATGCTGTTGAGTGGATTAAATATATAAGAAACGATAAACGCTTTTCAAGGATTATAGTTGTTGGCCATAGTGAAGGTTCGTTAATTGGTATGGTAGCCTCAAGGCTAACGGATGTAACTAAGTTTATATCATTGTGCGGCCCGGGAAAACCAATTTATAAAACTCTTGAGGAACAAATTATAATAAGAGATAAAATGCCGGAGGATTTGGCAAAACAATTCAGAAGTATCATCGACAGTTTGAAACAAGGTTATAGAGTTAAAAATGTTAAAAGTGATTTTAATTCGTATTTCAGACCGAGTGTTCAATCTTATATGATCTCCTGGTTTAAATATGATCCTTGCATTGAGATTTCAAAATTAAAAATACCTATTCTGATAATAGGTGGGACAACCGATATTCAAATTCAAGTTGAAGATGCTGAGTTGCTTTCAAGAGCAAATGAGAATTCCAAATTGGCTATCATAGAAGATATGAACCATCTTCTAAAGGAAGTGCCGACACGCGATACTGAAATTAATTTTCAAAGTTATGGCAATCCGGAGCTACCTTTATCAGAAGAACTATGCAAAAACCTAATAAATTTTATAAAAGAATAA
- a CDS encoding HEAT repeat domain-containing protein encodes MSSAMIHEQIEILKKGDDETRENAIEALGNIGPDAILAVPLIIAAIKEDNLCWAATTALGKIGGKDATQALCHALLTDKDAGVQIRAAESLGRIGDSASLPSLIKALENPYEVVRAVVIEELAIVGDKTIEPIIKKVLNDSSQFVRESAAKAMTTLNNKAIKKTVSNTNSEPAPPARKSWLKRLFKK; translated from the coding sequence ATGTCATCAGCAATGATTCACGAACAAATTGAAATATTAAAAAAGGGTGATGATGAAACCAGAGAAAATGCCATCGAGGCATTAGGAAATATCGGCCCCGATGCCATCTTAGCAGTTCCTCTCATAATCGCGGCAATTAAAGAGGATAATCTATGTTGGGCAGCAACCACAGCTTTAGGAAAGATAGGCGGTAAAGATGCGACACAAGCTCTTTGTCATGCATTGCTTACTGATAAAGATGCGGGTGTGCAAATAAGAGCTGCTGAGAGTCTCGGGCGAATTGGTGATTCCGCTTCCCTACCTTCACTGATTAAGGCACTCGAAAACCCATATGAAGTGGTTCGTGCAGTGGTTATCGAAGAGCTTGCCATTGTGGGTGATAAGACAATTGAACCTATTATCAAGAAAGTGTTAAATGATAGTAGTCAATTTGTTAGAGAATCAGCTGCAAAAGCCATGACAACTCTTAACAATAAGGCAATTAAAAAAACAGTAAGTAATACTAACTCAGAACCAGCCCCGCCCGCAAGAAAGAGCTGGCTTAAACGACTTTTTAAGAAATAA
- a CDS encoding zinc ribbon domain-containing protein produces the protein MINFSERNMETMATEGAKKVQNVAKAFLVFGILNILVGIFLTALGWFLGIYSIVLGILELINYNRYSAIPPKTTSNPIYISILEILNFIAGSLWTVIAGINNLIQLRSPETKAYFAMLKSGINTSFLSSQQLSKSKKCPNCAENIQAEALVCRHCGYKFNEADIQQIKLMAETDAKKLEHQIKLNEQRSKIKIRLFWGRFLLVVALLFISLILIMILVYTFNPSSRFTNGKPWEMSSFLTSVFVTTLFFVLPPTLGSFFLFKKVKKLKKGFGSI, from the coding sequence ATGATTAATTTCTCAGAAAGAAACATGGAAACAATGGCAACGGAAGGTGCTAAAAAAGTTCAGAATGTAGCAAAGGCATTTTTAGTTTTCGGAATCTTGAATATTCTAGTTGGTATTTTCCTCACAGCACTCGGTTGGTTTTTAGGGATATATAGCATAGTACTTGGGATATTGGAACTGATCAATTATAACCGATACTCGGCTATACCTCCTAAAACAACCAGTAACCCAATCTACATAAGTATTCTGGAAATTTTAAATTTTATAGCTGGCTCTCTGTGGACTGTAATAGCTGGTATAAACAATTTAATCCAACTTAGAAGCCCCGAAACAAAAGCATATTTTGCAATGCTTAAAAGTGGTATAAATACATCTTTTTTATCTTCACAACAATTATCTAAATCAAAGAAGTGTCCTAATTGTGCAGAAAATATACAAGCAGAGGCATTGGTTTGCCGACATTGTGGTTATAAATTTAATGAAGCAGATATTCAGCAGATAAAATTAATGGCTGAAACAGATGCAAAAAAATTAGAACACCAGATTAAACTCAATGAGCAACGTAGTAAAATAAAGATCCGTTTATTTTGGGGTCGTTTTCTTCTTGTTGTCGCACTATTATTTATTTCGCTCATTTTAATAATGATACTTGTTTATACTTTCAATCCTTCATCTAGATTTACAAACGGTAAACCTTGGGAGATGTCATCTTTTTTAACTAGTGTGTTTGTTACAACACTATTCTTTGTTTTACCACCTACTTTAGGTAGCTTTTTTCTATTTAAAAAGGTGAAAAAATTAAAAAAAGGATTTGGCTCTATTTGA
- a CDS encoding T9SS type A sorting domain-containing protein codes for MKKLIILLTLAITLLLMDGINAQDFVTYSPSGEYIQTVYHYSNGAFSGMSYIKYLKKDKGGIGTATLSATNSGYYTSTVETGEILKVTLEIKGKFLWNAAFGNDYTEFQLYLSSSGIIQNFACRVYPAFTPPATWRKFTYDSCTSITIEKWQPTKVEEPELQSSPKSFSLFQNYPNPFNPTTIISYSIVEDSYVKLKVFNLIGEEVKILVDGRQKSGKYSVELTAQNLPSGLYFYRMQAGNSYQAVRKMILLK; via the coding sequence ATGAAGAAGCTTATTATTTTATTGACTCTCGCAATTACGCTGTTGCTGATGGACGGTATAAATGCACAAGATTTTGTCACATATTCCCCCTCAGGTGAGTATATACAAACAGTATACCATTATTCCAATGGTGCTTTTTCTGGGATGTCTTATATTAAATATCTCAAGAAGGATAAAGGAGGTATAGGCACCGCTACTCTATCGGCAACAAACTCAGGTTATTATACCTCCACAGTAGAAACTGGCGAGATACTAAAAGTTACCCTGGAAATTAAAGGTAAATTTTTGTGGAATGCTGCATTTGGAAATGATTATACGGAGTTTCAATTATATCTATCATCGTCGGGTATAATTCAAAACTTTGCGTGTCGAGTATATCCCGCATTCACTCCACCAGCTACGTGGCGCAAGTTTACTTATGATTCATGTACTTCCATTACAATTGAGAAGTGGCAACCTACTAAAGTGGAAGAACCGGAACTTCAATCGTCACCAAAATCATTTTCACTATTCCAAAATTATCCGAATCCATTTAACCCAACTACAATAATCTCATACTCAATAGTGGAAGATAGTTACGTGAAACTAAAAGTCTTTAACTTAATTGGTGAGGAAGTCAAGATTCTCGTTGATGGCAGACAAAAGTCTGGCAAATATTCAGTTGAACTTACAGCTCAGAATCTACCAAGTGGTTTATATTTTTATAGAATGCAAGCTGGAAATTCTTATCAAGCAGTAAGGAAAATGATTTTACTAAAATAA
- a CDS encoding ion transporter, producing MKLKARVWEVLENTKPDDKPGRIDDVFLMTLIFLNVIAVILGSVKWIEVEYKSFLDGFEFFSVMVFTIEYLLRFWSCVIDKKYSKTILGRFRYALTPLALIDLVAILPFYLPFVGLDLRIVRLFRLIRIFRVAKAARYVSSLKLLGRVFKSKKEELIITSIVMIILLIIASSLMYFFENGVQPDKFGDIPSTMWWAIATLTTVGYGDVYPITGEGKIIASIVAILGIGLFALPTGILGAGFVEEFQKSKKQIVKNICPHCGKEINN from the coding sequence ATGAAACTAAAAGCTAGAGTGTGGGAAGTTCTTGAGAATACGAAACCAGATGATAAACCTGGAAGGATTGACGATGTATTTTTAATGACACTGATTTTCCTAAATGTTATTGCTGTAATACTTGGTTCAGTAAAATGGATTGAAGTAGAATATAAATCTTTCTTAGATGGTTTTGAGTTTTTCTCAGTTATGGTTTTTACAATAGAATATCTTTTACGTTTCTGGTCTTGTGTAATAGATAAAAAATATTCTAAAACAATTCTTGGTCGTTTCCGTTACGCATTGACTCCATTAGCTTTAATTGATTTGGTTGCAATTCTCCCCTTCTACCTTCCATTCGTTGGTTTGGATTTAAGAATTGTTCGTCTCTTCAGACTAATTAGAATTTTTAGAGTTGCCAAAGCTGCGCGTTATGTCTCTTCATTAAAATTATTAGGTAGAGTATTCAAATCAAAAAAAGAGGAATTGATTATAACTTCTATTGTGATGATTATCCTATTAATAATTGCTTCATCACTAATGTATTTTTTCGAGAATGGTGTTCAACCAGATAAATTCGGTGACATTCCATCTACAATGTGGTGGGCTATTGCCACATTAACTACAGTTGGATATGGTGATGTTTATCCTATAACGGGTGAAGGGAAAATAATAGCTTCAATTGTAGCCATCTTAGGTATTGGTTTATTTGCTTTACCAACTGGGATTTTAGGTGCAGGTTTTGTTGAAGAATTTCAAAAATCCAAAAAACAAATTGTTAAAAACATTTGTCCTCATTGTGGAAAAGAAATAAATAATTAA